In one Dunckerocampus dactyliophorus isolate RoL2022-P2 chromosome 9, RoL_Ddac_1.1, whole genome shotgun sequence genomic region, the following are encoded:
- the ndp gene encoding norrin, which produces MKPSIIVVPPSSLLLVLMCCPLLSLVQSASSNKASDNKLGDSDPQRCMRHHFVETIAHPIYKCNSKMVLLARCEGHCSLTTRSDPLISFSAVLKQPFKSTCSCCRPHTSKLKAVRLRCAGGTRITATYRYILACNCEECS; this is translated from the exons ATGAAACCTTCCATCATCGTGGTCCCCCCCTCTAGCCTCCTTCTGGTCCTCATGTGTTGCCCCCTGCTGAGCCTGGTCCAGTCTGCCAGCAGTAACAAGGCCAGTGACAACAAGCTCGGCGACTCGGACCCCCAACGCTGCATGAGGCATCACTTTGTAGAGACCATCGCCCACCCCATTTACAAGTGCAACTCCAAG ATGGTTCTGCTGGCGCGCTGCGAGGGCCACTGCAGCCTGACCACGCGCTCCGACCCGCTCATCTCCTTCAGTGCGGTGTTGAAGCAGCCCTTCAAGAGCACCTGCTCCTGCTGCCGGCCGCACACCTCCAAGCTCAAGGCCGTGCGGCTGCGGTGCGCCGGCGGCACTCGCATAACCGCCACCTACAGATACATCCTGGCTTGCAACTGCGAGGAGTGCAGCTAG